The genome window GCTCAATTGGCAGAGCAGCGGACTCTTAATCCGGAGGTTCAAGGTTCGATTCCTTGGTGACCCACCACGAAAAAGATCCCGGCAACATAAGTTGCCGGGTTTTTTCTTTTCTTTTGTCAGGCGATACATTCGATACATTCCTTGCAGAACTTTTCAGGTACAGTGTTGTTCGCCCGGTATTGGCGAGACATACAGTGTATGTTCGCTGGTTTTCCGCGTCAACAGATGGAAGAGCTTACATGAAGCTTGAAAAGATGGGGTGCTCCGAAACCGGCGACTGTGCGTCGCGGTAGGCGGTGATGGCCGTATGGGTTTTTCGTTCCTGTGCGGGAGTCGCCTGCAGTGCGTCCTGCGGTTCTTCGGGAAAGGAGGAGTCTTTCTCCTGTTCTTCCTGCTTCTGGGTCATTTGCTCCATGCGGGCCTGCATTTCCATGGCTGCGGCCTGGCTGGCGACCTTCTGGTCCTGGGCGGAGGGATTGGCCGGCGCAAGGGCGGCGCGGCGCACTGTCTTGGCTTTTTCCTCGGTGGCTTCCGCGTCCCCGGCCACCGGAGTGGTGTCGATGCTCACGGAACCGCCCACGGCGTATTGCCGTCCGTCCGGGCCAGTCTGATAGGAGAAGGTGGCCCCGCCCCGGACATTGCCGGCTGCCGCGGCTATATGGGCCTGCTCGTGCGCGCGGACTTCCTGGTCGCGCTGCT of Salidesulfovibrio onnuriiensis contains these proteins:
- a CDS encoding putative metalloprotease CJM1_0395 family protein; this encodes MINSINSFTASLAGSLFDSLQQLHCGQKIIPVSKSSEQPDQHQKKEEQTSGRGTAASQLKTNKSEKASKSTETESELKEFKDLTLKQQQEVTELQQRDQEVRAHEQAHIAAAAGNVRGGATFSYQTGPDGRQYAVGGSVSIDTTPVAGDAEATEEKAKTVRRAALAPANPSAQDQKVASQAAAMEMQARMEQMTQKQEEQEKDSSFPEEPQDALQATPAQERKTHTAITAYRDAQSPVSEHPIFSSFM